In one Bacillus rossius redtenbacheri isolate Brsri chromosome 11, Brsri_v3, whole genome shotgun sequence genomic region, the following are encoded:
- the LOC134536717 gene encoding zinc finger protein 892-like isoform X2: MFLIYIAMLRLELGRSPLRNQLCGCSNAIIFRLHHCSPAHIRRNIKLSSVCEQSSTCENCDSPGRVECPGHVRPARDTMTMEEDLVAWASEDRQVEPVPISHILTEIGVRAKNRRQNSSLSGDFMLVRCSLQRRLENCIVKLSSRQKNSSPVSCINISRDRKTASSSHLTQSKSSTRHLPNCSKSNPVNVCFLMRNGVAGLGAGKGRAKSASCRKQASPRKVVPRHTAVGREGGAREECPATSPWCEAEAADSAHRHVPSATDCSYGRAVSGKKKYPCHLCTKTFGWSTDLKRHILTHTGERPFKCGLCRATFTRNFLLQKHEAKFHDADVQTFALGGKDSSSSMNGSLLSQSRLVQYKQGVASKLGEKTEILKVSKQKSKSTKKFNLAKKSTLGMEVKPVLPSKMSSSEALNSS, from the exons atGTTTTTAATTTACATAGCAATGCTGAGGTTAGAGCTGGGGCGATCTCCATTACGAAACCAGCTTTGTGGCTGTAGTAATGCAATCATTTTCAG GTTGCACCACTGCAGTCCGGCCCACATACGCAGAAACATAAAGTTGAGCTCTGTTTGCGAGCAGTCGTCGACTTGTGAAAACTGCGACTCCCCGGGCCGTGTGGAATGCCCCGGTCACGTGCGTCCGGCCAGGGACACCATGACCATGGAAGAGGACCTGGTCGCTTGGGCTAGCGAAGACCGGCAGGTGGAGCCTGTGCCCATCAGCCACATACTCACCGAGATCGGTGTGCGTGCCAAGAACAGGAGACAGAATTCGTCTCTATCCGGTGACTTCATGCTCGTGCGGTGCAGTTTGCAGCGACGGCTGGAAAATTGCATCGTGAAACTGTCCTCGAGGCAGAAGAATTCGTCTCCCGTTTCGTGCATTAACATTTCCAGAGATCGGAAGACTGCGTCATCGAGCCATTTAACACAGTCTAAATCATCGACACGCCATCTTCCCAACTGTTCAAAGTCGAATCCTGTAAATGTGTGTTTCCTGATGAGGAATGGCGTGGCGGGGCTGGGTGCAGGGAAAGGCAGAGCCAAGAGTGCGTCCTGTCGCAAGCAGGCGTCTCCGAGGAAGGTGGTGCCTCGCCACACTGCcgttgggagggaggggggagccCGCGAGGAATGCCCGGCAACATCGCCGTGGTGCGAAGCGGAGGCCGCTGATTCCGCCCACCGCCATGTGCCTTCCGCCACGGACTGTTCCTACGGCAGAGCCGTGTCCGGCAAGAAGAAGTACCCGTGCCACCTGTGCACCAAGACGTTCGGTTGGTCGACCGACCTGAAGCGCCACATCCTCACCCACACGGGGGAACGGCCGTTCAAGTGCGGGCTGTGTCGGGCGACGTTCACACGCAACTTCCTGCTGCAGAAACACGAGGCCAAGTTTCACGATGCTGATGTTCAGACGTTTGCCTTGGGTGGCAAGGACTCTAGTTCCTCGATGAATGGGAGTCTTTTGTCCCAGAGCAGGTTAGTGCAATACAAGCAGGGAGTTGCTAGCAAGTTGGGGGAAAAAACTGAGATACTCAAAGTTTCTAAGCAGAAAAGCAAGtctactaaaaaatttaatttggctaAAAAAAGCACATTGGGGATGGAGGTGAAACCAGTTTTACCATCAAAAATGTCTTCATCAGAAGCTTTAAATAGTTCATAA
- the LOC134536717 gene encoding zinc finger protein Xfin-like isoform X1, with protein sequence MQSFSGSAKALRCIDCKCGFLSASALLQHFASHDSTNNENDELDNIFCEIMSRLHHCSPAHIRRNIKLSSVCEQSSTCENCDSPGRVECPGHVRPARDTMTMEEDLVAWASEDRQVEPVPISHILTEIGVRAKNRRQNSSLSGDFMLVRCSLQRRLENCIVKLSSRQKNSSPVSCINISRDRKTASSSHLTQSKSSTRHLPNCSKSNPVNVCFLMRNGVAGLGAGKGRAKSASCRKQASPRKVVPRHTAVGREGGAREECPATSPWCEAEAADSAHRHVPSATDCSYGRAVSGKKKYPCHLCTKTFGWSTDLKRHILTHTGERPFKCGLCRATFTRNFLLQKHEAKFHDADVQTFALGGKDSSSSMNGSLLSQSRLVQYKQGVASKLGEKTEILKVSKQKSKSTKKFNLAKKSTLGMEVKPVLPSKMSSSEALNSS encoded by the exons ATGCAATCATTTTCAG GTTCAGCCAAAGCATTGAGATGTATTGATTGCAAGTGTGGCTTTTTGTCTGCCTCTGCACTTCTTCAGCATTTTGCGAGCCACGACTCCACGAACAATGAAAATGATGAGCTGGACAACATTTTCTGTGAAATCATGTCTAGGTTGCACCACTGCAGTCCGGCCCACATACGCAGAAACATAAAGTTGAGCTCTGTTTGCGAGCAGTCGTCGACTTGTGAAAACTGCGACTCCCCGGGCCGTGTGGAATGCCCCGGTCACGTGCGTCCGGCCAGGGACACCATGACCATGGAAGAGGACCTGGTCGCTTGGGCTAGCGAAGACCGGCAGGTGGAGCCTGTGCCCATCAGCCACATACTCACCGAGATCGGTGTGCGTGCCAAGAACAGGAGACAGAATTCGTCTCTATCCGGTGACTTCATGCTCGTGCGGTGCAGTTTGCAGCGACGGCTGGAAAATTGCATCGTGAAACTGTCCTCGAGGCAGAAGAATTCGTCTCCCGTTTCGTGCATTAACATTTCCAGAGATCGGAAGACTGCGTCATCGAGCCATTTAACACAGTCTAAATCATCGACACGCCATCTTCCCAACTGTTCAAAGTCGAATCCTGTAAATGTGTGTTTCCTGATGAGGAATGGCGTGGCGGGGCTGGGTGCAGGGAAAGGCAGAGCCAAGAGTGCGTCCTGTCGCAAGCAGGCGTCTCCGAGGAAGGTGGTGCCTCGCCACACTGCcgttgggagggaggggggagccCGCGAGGAATGCCCGGCAACATCGCCGTGGTGCGAAGCGGAGGCCGCTGATTCCGCCCACCGCCATGTGCCTTCCGCCACGGACTGTTCCTACGGCAGAGCCGTGTCCGGCAAGAAGAAGTACCCGTGCCACCTGTGCACCAAGACGTTCGGTTGGTCGACCGACCTGAAGCGCCACATCCTCACCCACACGGGGGAACGGCCGTTCAAGTGCGGGCTGTGTCGGGCGACGTTCACACGCAACTTCCTGCTGCAGAAACACGAGGCCAAGTTTCACGATGCTGATGTTCAGACGTTTGCCTTGGGTGGCAAGGACTCTAGTTCCTCGATGAATGGGAGTCTTTTGTCCCAGAGCAGGTTAGTGCAATACAAGCAGGGAGTTGCTAGCAAGTTGGGGGAAAAAACTGAGATACTCAAAGTTTCTAAGCAGAAAAGCAAGtctactaaaaaatttaatttggctaAAAAAAGCACATTGGGGATGGAGGTGAAACCAGTTTTACCATCAAAAATGTCTTCATCAGAAGCTTTAAATAGTTCATAA